The following proteins come from a genomic window of Musa acuminata AAA Group cultivar baxijiao chromosome BXJ1-7, Cavendish_Baxijiao_AAA, whole genome shotgun sequence:
- the LOC103993088 gene encoding lysine histidine transporter-like 8 has protein sequence MREQMEERGMGVAPGLETELVSIPATPRGVSTPETVTPTGLRSPRPPGGASVAGAGAAGSNSAKSWTPTPAMISPRFLSPSISSAVGTPMKRVLVNLRGYLEEVGHLTKLNPQDAWLPITESRNGNAHYAAFHNLNAGIGFQALLLPVAFAFLGWSWGIVALTIAYIWQLYTLWILVKLHEAMPGRRYNRYVELAQAAFGERLGVWLALFPTVYLSAGTATALILIGGETMKMFFQIVCGPLCSSNPLSTVEWYLVFTILCIVLSQLPNLNSIAGLSLIGAVTAITYATMAWLLSVSQERPPSISYQPMASPSFGAAAFSILNALGIIAFAFRGHNLALEIQATMPSTFKHPAHVPMWRGAKVAYLLIAMCLFPIAIGGFWAYGDLMPAGGMLNALYAFHSHDIPRGLLATTFLLVVFNCLSSFQIYSMPVFDSFEAGYTSRTNRPCSVWVRSGFRVFYGFISFFIGVALPFLSSLAGLLGGLTLPVTFAYPCFMWIRIKKPERFSFNWYLNWSLGIMGIAFSLAFSMGGVWSMVNSGLKLKFFKPN, from the exons ATGAGAGAGCAGATGGAGGAAAGGGGAATGGGGGTGGCGCCAGGGCTGGAGACGGAGCTGGTCTCGATCCCGGCGACCCCGCGGGGAGTCTCGACGCCGGAGACTGTGACACCGACGGGCCTGCGGTCGCCGCGACCGCCGGGTGGCGCGTCAGTAGCCGGGGCCGGGGCCGCCGGCTCCAACTCGGCCAAGTCGTGGACGCCGACGCCGGCGATGATATCGCCGCGGTTTCTGAGCCCGTCCATCTCGTCGGCGGTGGGGACGCCCATGAAGCGCGTGCTGGTGAACCTGAGGGGATACCTGGAGGAGGTAGGCCACCTGACGAAGCTTAACCCCCAGGATGCCTGGCTCCCCATCACCGAGTCCCGCAACGGCAACGCCCACTACGCTGCCTTCCACAATCTCAACGCCGGCATCGGTTTCCAGGCCCTCCTCCTTCCCGTCGCCTTCGCCTTCCTCGGATG GAGCTGGGGCATTGTAGCTCTGACCATTGCTTACATCTGGCAACTTTACACACTCTGGATTCTCGTCAAGCTACATGAAGCCATGCCCGGAAGAAGATACAACAGATATGTGGAGCTTGCGCAGGCTGCATTTG GAGAAAGGTTAGGTGTCTGGCTCGCTTTATTCCCAACAGTTTACTTATCGGCAGGGACTGCAACGGCATTGATTCTGATCGGAGGGGAAACCATGAAGATGTTTTTCCAGATAGTCTGCGGACCCCTTTGTTCATCAAACCCACTTTCAACTGTCGAGTGGTATCTCGTGTTTACAATCTTGTGCATTGTCCTGTCTCAGCTCCCAAACCTCAATTCCATTGCTGGGCTCTCACTTATTGGAGCAGTAACAGCAATCACTTATGCTACTATGGCTTGGCTTCTCTCTGTCAGCCAAGAAAGACCACCTTCCATCTCTTATCAGCCAATGGCATCACCTTCTTTCGGTGCAGCAGCTTTTTCAATCTTAAATGCCCTTGGCATTATAGCATTTGCGTTCAGAGGACACAATCTCGCATTAGAAATTCAG GCAACGATGCCATCGACCTTTAAACATCCAGCACATGTTCCAATGTGGAGGGGAGCTAAGGTTGCTTATCTTCTGATAGCCATGTGCTTATTTCCTATTGCCATTGGAGGCTTCTGGGCGTATGGTGACCTT ATGCCAGCAGGAGGAATGCTGAATGCTCTTTACGCATTTCACAGCCATGACATCCCCAGGGGGCTTCTGGCAACAACTTTTCTCCTGGTTGTGTTCAATTGCCTCAGTAGCTTCCAGATATACTCCATGCCTGTGTTTGACAGCTTCGAAGCAGGTTATACCAGCAGAACAAATCGACCCTGCTCGGTTTGGGTCCGATCCGGCTTCCGAGTCTTCTATGGCTTTATCTCATTCTTCATTGGAGTAGCACTTCCTTTCCTCTCCAGCCTTGCAGGCCTCTTGGGTGGTCTCACTCTCCCTGTCACCTTTGCTTACCCTTGTTTCATGTGGATTCGCATCAAGAAGCCTGAAAGATTTAGCTTCAACTGGTATCTTAACTGGAGCCTTGGCATCATGGGCATAGCTTTCAGCTTAGCCTTCTCCATGGGAGGTGTTTGGAGCATGGTGAACAGCGGGCTCAAGCTCAAGTTCTTTAAGCCTAACTAA